One window of the Zea mays cultivar B73 chromosome 3, Zm-B73-REFERENCE-NAM-5.0, whole genome shotgun sequence genome contains the following:
- the LOC103651849 gene encoding polyadenylate-binding protein-interacting protein 10, with protein sequence MCGDPNSVLRFAFIEFTDEEGARAALNLSGTVLGYYPINVLPSKTALHQSTKHSYPGLTMNVKCVQGLSTTQTLTRRSLKQI encoded by the exons ATGTGTGGGGACCCAAATTCAGTCCTTAGGTTTGCTTTCATAGAGTTCACTGATGAGG AGGGTGCAAGGGCTGCTCTGAATCTGTCAGGAACCGTGCTTGGATATTATCCTATCAATGTTCTACCGTCAAAAACTGCATTGCACCAGTCAACGAAACATTCCTACCCAGG TCTGACGATGAACGTGAAATGTGTGCAAGGACTATCTACTACACAAACATTGACAAGAAG GTCACTCAAGCAGATCTAA